The proteins below come from a single Drosophila subpulchrella strain 33 F10 #4 breed RU33 unplaced genomic scaffold, RU_Dsub_v1.1 Primary Assembly Seq25, whole genome shotgun sequence genomic window:
- the LOC119559591 gene encoding origin recognition complex subunit 1-like: MRDTKIVGAEQAHYLQDKRFTTPAPRRVTTVLLVDELDILCNRRQDVVYNLLDWPTKSAAKLVVVTIANTMDLPERLLMGKVTSRLGLTRLTF; the protein is encoded by the exons ATGAGGGA cacgaaaattgtgggcgccgaACAGGCACACTACTTGCAGGACAAGCGGTTCACAACTCCGGCACCGCGTAGGGTTACCACTGTATTACTGGTCGATGAGCTGGATATCTTGTGCAACCGGCGCCAGGATGTCGTCTATAACCTGCTCGACTGGCCCACCAAGTCGGCGGCCAAACTGGTGGTTGTCACCATTGCCAACACCATGGATTTGCCTGAGCGCCTGCTAATGG GTAAAGTCACCTCTCGTCTTGGACTCACCCGACTCACTTTCTAA